The sequence AAGTATTTATGAAGGGCGACTTGGTTCACATCCCGACTGTGCCCGACAAAAGATAGCTATCCAAAAAAGCGTGAATAGTTTTATTAATAAAGAGGCAGGTGTTGTTTTTAGCGGAGTTGAGCATGATGGAAATATTCAGCAAAGCGATGAGGAGATCAAGCGAGTCCAAGCTATTTATAAAGAATTGTTGGGTCGTCTTTATACTGCATCGGACGGTACTACAAAACCTTTAGCTCTAAGTGACTTTCTTTTTATCGCTCCATACAATGCACAAGTTCGAGCACTACAAGCTGCATTGCCTGAAGGTGCGCGTGTCGGTAGTGTAGATAAATTTCAAGGACAGGAAGCACCTGTTTGCATTCTTTCCCTTTGCTCGAGTTACGGAGAGTATGGT is a genomic window of Candidatus Paceibacterota bacterium containing:
- a CDS encoding C-terminal helicase domain-containing protein, which produces LKDLKASKPDSPIFHAVVPSDYGLFLGESRRMHPLVCRFISESIYEGRLGSHPDCARQKIAIQKSVNSFINKEAGVVFSGVEHDGNIQQSDEEIKRVQAIYKELLGRLYTASDGTTKPLALSDFLFIAPYNAQVRALQAALPEGARVGSVDKFQGQEAPVCILSLCSSYGEYGSRGLAFILDRNRINVAISRAQCLAVVIADPRIASAAAGSIDEMMLLNVFCKLASS